The Gossypium arboreum isolate Shixiya-1 chromosome 4, ASM2569848v2, whole genome shotgun sequence DNA segment ttctatggcgtttttattgagaaaatatgaaaaatgtctagatttttcaattacatcattatttaactattaacttttatctatttccaattttgcccttgttcacattgttttcttgcttatttcatacccaaaccgtccagtcattaacctttgggtctaattgctctttaaatccatcttttaaatacttaagctatttactcacaatttaacaaattttgtgctattttcaatttaatcctttttaattaattagccatccaaacgttaaaattttctaactaaactttaatactaactcaatgacactccataaatatttataaaatatttatagctcgattttcaactttgaggtctcgatacctcatttttgacccgtttgacctaataaattcttttaattcactaatttcaccatttcacaaattcttctaaattcttacttgactcataaatattaaattactatcttgttcaatcttatttgtcgaatttagtgatctcaaatcaccatttccaacaccactaaaaattaggccgttacaaacTCTGGATTGCTGACGGGACCGCCAACCTCTTCTTGATGTCAGTATCTGAGAGTAACTTGGAGAAAACAAGTTTGGAGTGTGCCTGCATGATACCTCGATGAATAAAGTCTATGGAAAGAGTGGCAAACCCGCTGCGTGAGGCGGGTTACAAATACCCCTCTGATATTCCGTACATTGTGGTGGGACCCAATCTGTATATTTACGTGAACTTTCCTGTCACATGTAATTTATTCGCaatgttgttttatttttattaatttaaaattttaaagtatttaaataaaAAGTTTTCAAAGATTTACGTGTACATGAAAGAGATGTGGCCATGTGGGTAGGCCGACTTGACCATATTCAGCCCCACTTCAACCAAACCAgcgattttattttttatttttataattttataattatgttTTCTCAATTTTTTTACACAATACTTAAAATTCGTAGATCTCTTtctcaatttataaataaaagaataatatgtTTCAGTATACTCAAACTTACGTTTTCTTGTATTGTTTTATTctaataacataaaaaatttaTGGTCCTGTTTGGGAATTAGTGATTATTGATTGCCATAATTGGTTTGATAAAACTTAGTTGATAGATAAAAGTTATTATGtgtaaaataacaaataaatgtATGACAAATAATAttgtattaataaaattataagttGTATTCTTAATGATAATTATGTCACACTCtgaataaatttgtcaagtaGCATAAAGTTGCATAATAAATCATTTTACAcaagtaaattgaaaataaattaagagtACATAAATATTCAagaaatatatacatatgataaATGAGTAATTTTTGAGAAAGCATGGTTAGATATGTCATTTCACATATCTCATTCTCAATTAACTATGAAATAAGTTGCCCATTCTtacgttttttttttgttttgaaggTTTTAGCTCGACAAGCTCTTGTAAAttttcatttatcaaacattaCAATTAGAGAATTTGACTATTCGATCCTCCATTTGTGTCTAAATTAACTAAAAAGAGTCTAAAAACTTTATTTACTGAACACCCTCtctatataaatttatatacGTAAGAGTCATTCGACCCcaaaaatttaaggaaaaatattaaaatattgttCAGGATTTAAGATTTAATTAGGGTTTACTATTTAATGTTTAGATTTCAATTATATGTAATGTTTtcgttttatttttttgtttcttttaattcattataaatttttaatatataagtTTTTTAGGGTCGAGAGTCTTAAAGATAGGATTTATggttttagaattttataaaaatatttaattaatttctggaattatattaataataaaaatatttacatgaaaaaaaattaattaaatacagATTCTAATGAccaaaaaatacaaaattaaactgTTAGTTTGAAAACTACTTATGGTAGTGGGAAATCTCAGTAAAACTTCCAGTCAAGGAAGTCTTGCTTCAACATTAAACTGTTAGTTTTAAGGAAACAAAGACATCGCGCGACCCACACAGCATAAACAATTAATCTATGTCACCGACCTAGTGTTTTGCTTTTCCCAAAGGATGAatctaaattttctttttatcacGTATTATCCCCACCCCAAGAAATAAGATCCAGATGCTTGTAGTTAGATCCAGATGCTTCTACTTAGATCCAGATGCTTGTACACCAACCAGCTTAATCAAATTTGGGTTGAAGTTGCTGGGCAATCTATGCCCAGTTTTTATGGGCTCAAAAAAGCCCAATTAGCAACCACTATACTGCAAATTATGAGCCGCCACACGTCAAAGTTCAAAACCCTAGTATGTAATCCGACGGCAACTATTAATGTAAAAAAGTTAAATCCTAGCCGTTGAATCTTATCTTCTATACTATAAAACCCTAGCCAAAGAAAGGCAGGTCACTCTTGTCGTTGCTCTCGACCttcttttcgtttttttttttcaatcaataTTTTCTTTCAGCTCTTAAGGTATTATCTTTCAAGGTTTTTTTAGCCCATTTGCTGATAATTTTTGTTACTTttttctggtttttttttttaaatcttggGGTGTGAAAACATATTGATGTAAGCTTCAGTTTCTGCGATTGTATGTGAATTGGATTTTTCCCCATGATTGGAGAAATCAAGGCTGGAGTCTCGATTAGGGCTCTTTTTTTGCCAAAAATCCTAAGAAAAAGGGTTTTTTTTGGAAAGAAATACCGAAGGAGCCCGAGAATTGGCGTACGTTAAGCTTACGCCATAGGCCTTTGGTCTTTGGGGGATCCATTTCCATTCAGTTCGCTAGATCTGTTGTTCTTCATATGTTTCAACATCAAGATttctgaatttttttaaaatttattttatgatgCTTCAAAATGGATCTGTCAtgtttcaaaatttcaataacgATTTTGATTTAGCTTAATCAATACAATTTTAATCAACCTAATTTTCTACTTCTAGCAGATCCATCTATTTGTTTACTTATTAGCTTGAATTTTGCTGTAATCTCCTTTACATCTTTATAGATCTAACAGTTTGTCAGTTTGTGTTGATTTTGAGAAGGATCAATGTAGATTGAATCAAAttaggttttaaaattttcatttattttgggttttgccAATTTGGGGTTTGGATTGTTTTTTATTTGGGTTTTGGTTGTTTTATGACCAGCTGACTTGTATTTGAAGCTCATGTTTTGGTCATTTTGCATTTGGATCAATTCGGCTTTATGGTTGGATTGTATAGTTCTGGTCTACATGTATGTATATGTTCGGGTTAATTTAGTTTTAGGTTAAATGGATTTCCATTTTCTAGTTTATGTTTGAGTAATTGTTGAAATCGTCAAATACCCAATTTggtatttgggtttatgtttTTACTTCTAATGTGATTATTTCATGAACATGTGTATTGACTTCAAATAATTTTGTGTAAGGAGCTTTGCTCACATTTGTGGCTTATAGCTTACGTTAAGAAACAAATTGAGTTCATTTGAATTTTGCAGCTTTCTTGTTAGTGAATAAGCATGTCTCATCGCAAGTTTGAGCATCCGAGGCACGGTTCATTGGGCTTTCTCCCGAGAAAAAGAGCCTCCCGACATCGAGGAAAAGGTTCATTTTCCCCTAGTTTCCCCTCTTAATTGTTTAACAATGTTTATTTTGTAGCTGTAGTTGTTAGATCAAATAAATTAGCttgtttttgttttgtgttttaatttgtgACTTGTACCCGAATTTGTAATTGCTAATCTATGTTACTATTTTATGGTTTTCAGTAAAGGCTTTCCCTAAAGATGATCCGACTAAGCCATGCAGATTAACTGCATTCTTGGGTTATAAGGCTGGAATGACCCATATTGTGAGGGAAGTTGAAAAGCCTGGATCAAGTATGTTTTCGTTTATGCATATGatctataaatttttgtgttatttttcttcatggatttatgttttatatttttgtcTTTTAGAGCTTCACAAGAAGGAAACTTGCGAAGCAGTTACCATTGTTGAGACCCCGCCTATGGTTGTTGTTGGAGTAGTCGGATATGTCAAAACTCCGCGTGGTCTTCGTACTTTAGGCACCGTGTGGGCTCAGCATTTGAGTGAGGAGGTTAAACGAAGGTTCTATAAGCACTGGTGCAAGTCTAAGAAGAAAGCTTTCACCAAGTATTCCAAGAAGTTTGAATCCGAAGATGGTAAAAAAGATATCCAGTCACAGCTTGAAAAACTGAAGAAATATTGCACTGTGATTCGTGTTTTGGCTCACACTCAGATAAGGAAAATGAAGGGTTTGAAGCAAAAGAAGGCTCATTTGATGGAGATTCAAGTCAATGGTGGAACTCTTTCTCAGAAAGTTGACTTTGCTTACGGTTTCTTTGAGAAACAAATTCCAATTGATGCCGTGTTTCAGAAAGATGAGATGATTGATATTATCGGAGTTACCAAAGGTAAAGGGTATGAGGGTGTTGTAACCAGATGGGGTGTCACTCGTCTCCCACGAAAGACTCATCGTGGTCTTCGTAAGGTTGCTTGTATTGGTGCATGGCATCCGGCTAGGGTTTCGTTTACCGTTGCCCGAGCTGGTCAAAATGGTTACCATCACCGCACTGAGATGAACAAGAAAATCTACAAGCTTGGGAAGGCTGGCAATGAATCACATGCTGCCATGACTGACTATGACAGGTAAagatttgaactttgaaatgattGAATTCGTTAGCTTGTGCTTGAAACTGACTTAAACCGGAAGTTTGTCTTAAATGGTTGATTGCCCTCTTTGTATTTGCAGGACTGAGAAGGATATTACACCAATTGGTGGATTCCCCCATTATGGAGTGGTGAAAGAAGATTATTTGATGATTAAAGGGGGTTGTGTTGGACCAAAGAAACGTGTTGTGACATTAAGGCAATCACTGTTGAATCAAACATCAAGGGTTGCACTTGAAGAGATTAAGCTCAAGTTCATTGATACTTCATCTAAGTTCGGTCATGGTCGTTTCCAGACAACACAAGAAAAGGCTAAGTTCTATGGGAAGCTTAAAGCTTGACCACATAGGAATGTTTTTTTTATGGAGGGATTGTTCCATTTTCTGATTGCCCACAACTTTGAATTTTGTTTTTCGTTTAAACCATGATGAGTTTTGGACAATAATCTTTTATTATATCAATTGATGTGTTTTTATGGCCATGGATGGGATTTTATAGCTACCTCGTTTTGCTTGTCGGTTCATGCTAACAAGTTAGCGGctgatttaattaatattttgaagTAACCATGCCGAAAAATCCACTTGCAAAAGTTAAGCAGGGTCATAACCTTTGTCTATATACCAAAAGATAAGGTGAAGGTATATGCGcttataaaatgtaaaaaatcatTTAGGTCtatattaattgaaataattCCTTTTCTCATTGATCAATGAGAGAGTGATACAAGACagttttagtttaatttagtatttttcataaaaaaatatttaaaatcataaatattataatttttttaaaagatcatagaaaatttattaaaataaatattattggatatttaaaatataaaaatgatataaacttataaaacaataaaattataaaattataaaattaataaaatatattaaaatttttaaaattttataaaacaaattgaaatttaaaaatgtattaaaagtattaaaattgatataaacttgtaaaatttttaaaaaaacataaaaacttgAAATAGATCGAACTAGTTGGTTGGATTTATTAGATCGAATTAACAAGGGTATTGTTCAAGAAAGCCATTAGATTGAtttatctaaaattttttttaatgttttagttaATTGAACTGGACCTAGCAAATCAGTAGCTTgttgatttgataaaatatttaaaatcgaTTTAATCGTCTAGTTCTTAGGTCAACCGATCTAATAGCTTTCTTTGGATTGGTATTCTTGTCGATTTCGGGCTAATCATTTGAGTTCAAGtttctatattttctttttataatttttatatgtttatatgaattttaacattttaataaatttttataatttttattttttatgaattttaatacgtttttaattcttaaatattttaaataagattaattaattttataaatttttataatttattatatttttcattttataatatttatatttttataaatttataagtttataacaattttaatatttttattttatatttttaatgattttataggaaaaatattaaattaaaccaaAAGCTACCACATGTCACCATATAATTgatcaatcaatttattttaacaatCAACATGGTTAATGACAAAACCATTAATGAAGGAacttaattgattattttaattaacaataaaacttaattgaatgtgaatttaatacaataacttaattaattttttgtgtTTTCTTAAGGGCTTTGTACATGATAGGTCCTTGTGTTATAGAGATTAAATCAAGTTAgtccttttattattaaatagatcaatttaatatttatactatTAGAAAAATCAAATAACTTCAAATTGTAACCGTTAAtatttattgtataaaaataaaaataattttttaaattacagtttaatttgaaacaaaagatttcaattttaaatactaaaatttaaaacatttaactCTCTTAAACCGtaaataaaaatagtataaattaattttatttaatttttaataatataaagattaaattaatatatttaatattagaATAATTAATTCCATACGTAcagttaaataaaaaaaaaaaaaactgcaaACCCTGGCTTTGCTGGCTGCTGCTGCTGCGACTCACTGCACACATAATGCaaaacctatgatagtgtgaaaCTGTGACGATAAGTTCCCCAACAACTGAAGAATCCAACGGCATCTGTGCAGACAGAGAAGTATAATGCTGGCAATGACTCATTACTCGCATATCATCCATCACAACAGCAGAGGATCTGGTCTTTGTTTCAGCCTTCCCACCATAAATGGTGTTTGGTAGGAATAAAACCACGTATGTATATGCTGGAAAATGAAACATTCTCTTGATGTAACATAACATCACAACATGGCAAATCAAGAGAACTACACCATCTGGACTGATAGAGGCAACAATTTGTCCAAGGGGGAGCCAAATGAGAACATATAGTGGTAGAGCAACATACCAACAATAAAACCCAAAATGATATGAGAGCCAATCTGCTCTTCCTTACCGGACAATATGAGAGCCGGCGGCAAGAGGGGGAGAACCACCTAGGTCCCGTCCATACTCCCCTTATTACCCTCCAAAACCCCTGCCCCGCAAATGATTGACCCCTCAGAAAACATCACCAAAGAAAAAAGTGACCATCGCTTGAGATCACGTCTTCTATAAACGAAATTGATGATCAATCGATTATTCACAGCATATCCATAATTTTTAAGGAATACCCAAATCGCCATGCAAGAGTATTAAACTGTATAAAGgaagaaaatatgaaaaaaaaaaaaggttaaatttttttattaaacgaGACAAAGAAAGGTAgttgctatatttattattttatatagtaTATAATCTGCCATTTTTTTACGGCATTTTATGTCgattaaaaagtaaaagaaaaaaaaaaaaaaagagagaaaaaaaaagaaggggaaaatcAAAGAGTCCTCTCTGTCTCGGACTGAGAGTAGGGCTTTAGTCTCGCTTTCCACACTCTTCAACGCATAAAGAGGGCAGCAAACTTTGCATCTCTGCGCCCTTTTTTTCTCTCATCATCAAAAGTAagtctttttattcttttttcttaTTCACCTTTTACCTTTAACATATCTATATAAATCCTGGGTTTTTAATGGCTTTTTGATTATTGCTATTTTCTTGAATGAATGAAGGTTGAAGAATCAGTGAAgctgttgaatatatatataatgatgggAGAAAGAATCTCACCAGGGAGTTATTTTCAATACCCTCCACGTGGTTTCCCTTCTGTTTCTCCTCATAGACCTTCATCTATTCCTACAGATCGTGAAAGGtcaattttttattactttaatcaaTCCAATACCATGTTTTTATTGATgggttttttgttttctttgtatGTTTTGCTGGTTTCATATAGTTATATATGTTTAATGATTGTTTAAAATCAAGTAAACAATGGCAGATACTTAGCTGAATTATTCACAGAGAAAGAGAAGTTGGGACCTTTCACACAAGTTCTTCCTCAATGCACCAGGCTTCTTAATCAAGGTTATTGAATCttctgttttctt contains these protein-coding regions:
- the LOC108460737 gene encoding 60S ribosomal protein L3-2, which codes for MSHRKFEHPRHGSLGFLPRKRASRHRGKVKAFPKDDPTKPCRLTAFLGYKAGMTHIVREVEKPGSKLHKKETCEAVTIVETPPMVVVGVVGYVKTPRGLRTLGTVWAQHLSEEVKRRFYKHWCKSKKKAFTKYSKKFESEDGKKDIQSQLEKLKKYCTVIRVLAHTQIRKMKGLKQKKAHLMEIQVNGGTLSQKVDFAYGFFEKQIPIDAVFQKDEMIDIIGVTKGKGYEGVVTRWGVTRLPRKTHRGLRKVACIGAWHPARVSFTVARAGQNGYHHRTEMNKKIYKLGKAGNESHAAMTDYDRTEKDITPIGGFPHYGVVKEDYLMIKGGCVGPKKRVVTLRQSLLNQTSRVALEEIKLKFIDTSSKFGHGRFQTTQEKAKFYGKLKA